A genomic window from Candidatus Zixiibacteriota bacterium includes:
- a CDS encoding DNA polymerase III subunit alpha, whose translation MPFANFVHLHTHSQYSLLDGACRLDAVIALAKEFKMPALAITDHGNMFGAVEFYLKATKAGIKPVIGTEAYIAGGSRFERKPSQVYPDGGYHLVLLVKNQTGYKNLMKLSSAGFREGFYHRPRIDKELLREHSEGLIATSACLKGEVSWHLHNGNTDAAVIAARELGEIFGEGNFYLELQNHGIEAEQAIIPKMAAISRETGIPLVVTNDCHYLHKQDHAAHDALLCIQTGKMVEDTNRMRYGTEELYFKSAEEMEELFGDFKEALENTVRIAEKCSLELEMGKLLLPVFPIPKTFKGPDDYLLDLCMEGLARCYDEITDEIQKRLDYELSVIKQMGYAGYFLIVKDFCDYAREQNIRVGPGRGSAAGSIVSYALNITTVDPMKFELLFERFLNPERISMPDIDIDFADRGRDKIIKYVIEKYGKDNVCQIITFGTMAARAVIRDVGRVLAMPYSDVDKIAKMVPEGPGVTLQAALDKVPELAELRDDDKRVERLINFGLTLEGLARHCSTHAAGVVIAPSALTDYVPLFKGSKDEITTQYDMKMVEKIGLLKMDFLGLRTLTVIDDALRMISGNYPDADIDIENVTLDDAGVFELFARGETIGVFQFESAGMREYMRKLSPETFTDITAMNALYRPGPLDSGMIDKYIECKLGHQKVEFLHPILKQILGSTYGVIVFQEQVLKIANSLAGYSMGKADLLRKAMGKKDADLMAGQKKEFLAGADELKIDRKISEEVFNQIETFARYGFNKAHSTCYAYVAYQTAWLKRYYPREFMAALMSSEINDSDRICALLEECRRMNIEVLPPDVNHSKTDFSVVDGRIRFGLQAVKNVGEGPAQAIVTEREIDGSFSDLPDLVSRVPLKSLNRRTLESMVSAGACDSLEGHRAAQHQAVEAMLEYGHKVGEETSTHDLFADDSGTISRTAPSLPDIPEWTTSERLTNEKTVLGFYVSGHPLDKYRDELKAFTSFATDRLGQATDGREVTLGGIIAVVKTMIDKRGNMMAFVTMEDYTGSLELIFFSDCYDKFKELIAVDQMVLVIGKVSTREGEAPKVVGSEVLALEKLAERFNCQLVIKVEKNCSDSTIEQALAALEDYKGATPVLLAACENGSEVYIRSRKYAVRPDFDLLNRLKELLGDSCAYLRPINIKEQLH comes from the coding sequence ATGCCATTTGCCAACTTCGTCCATCTTCACACCCACTCCCAGTATTCCCTGCTTGATGGAGCTTGTCGCCTTGATGCCGTCATCGCATTGGCCAAAGAGTTCAAAATGCCCGCACTGGCCATCACCGATCATGGCAACATGTTCGGAGCAGTTGAGTTCTATCTCAAGGCAACCAAAGCAGGGATTAAACCAGTTATCGGAACCGAAGCCTATATAGCAGGCGGAAGTCGCTTCGAACGAAAACCCTCACAGGTCTATCCCGATGGCGGGTATCATCTTGTGTTGCTGGTAAAGAACCAGACCGGCTACAAGAACCTTATGAAACTCAGTTCAGCCGGATTCCGCGAAGGGTTCTATCATCGCCCGCGTATCGACAAGGAGCTTCTCCGTGAACATAGCGAGGGGCTTATTGCTACCTCGGCTTGTCTCAAAGGGGAAGTGAGCTGGCATTTGCACAATGGGAATACCGATGCGGCCGTTATTGCAGCCAGAGAGCTTGGTGAAATATTCGGCGAAGGCAATTTTTATCTCGAACTTCAGAACCACGGTATAGAGGCCGAGCAGGCCATCATCCCCAAAATGGCGGCGATCTCCCGCGAGACAGGTATCCCTCTGGTGGTTACCAACGATTGTCATTACCTGCATAAACAGGACCATGCCGCACATGACGCTCTGCTTTGTATTCAAACCGGCAAAATGGTGGAAGACACCAACCGTATGCGCTACGGGACAGAGGAGCTCTATTTCAAATCGGCCGAGGAGATGGAGGAGCTTTTCGGGGATTTCAAGGAAGCGCTGGAGAATACGGTCCGTATCGCCGAAAAATGCAGCCTTGAACTTGAGATGGGGAAATTACTGCTGCCGGTCTTCCCAATTCCCAAGACCTTCAAAGGACCTGATGACTATCTCCTCGATCTATGCATGGAAGGCCTTGCCCGTTGCTACGACGAGATCACCGATGAAATTCAGAAACGGCTGGATTATGAACTGAGCGTGATCAAACAAATGGGCTATGCGGGGTATTTTCTGATTGTCAAAGATTTCTGTGACTATGCCCGCGAACAGAATATTCGAGTGGGTCCGGGGCGTGGTTCGGCGGCAGGATCAATTGTGTCCTATGCGTTGAATATCACGACAGTTGATCCCATGAAGTTCGAACTGCTCTTCGAGCGGTTCCTCAATCCGGAACGAATCTCGATGCCGGATATTGATATCGACTTCGCCGATCGCGGTCGCGATAAAATTATCAAGTATGTCATCGAGAAGTACGGCAAGGACAATGTCTGCCAGATAATCACTTTTGGTACGATGGCCGCCCGGGCTGTGATTCGCGATGTCGGTCGAGTACTGGCAATGCCATACAGCGACGTAGACAAGATCGCCAAAATGGTTCCCGAAGGACCGGGAGTGACACTTCAAGCGGCACTCGACAAAGTACCAGAACTAGCTGAACTGAGGGACGATGACAAGCGGGTCGAACGTCTTATCAATTTCGGCCTTACGCTCGAAGGTCTGGCGCGTCATTGTTCCACTCACGCTGCCGGAGTCGTTATCGCTCCCTCAGCACTGACCGACTATGTGCCGTTGTTCAAAGGCAGCAAGGACGAAATCACAACCCAGTACGACATGAAGATGGTCGAGAAGATTGGTCTTCTGAAGATGGATTTCCTCGGGTTGCGCACCCTGACCGTGATTGATGATGCCCTGCGGATGATCAGCGGAAATTATCCCGACGCGGATATTGACATCGAGAATGTCACTCTGGATGATGCCGGAGTGTTCGAGCTTTTTGCCCGGGGCGAGACGATCGGCGTTTTCCAGTTTGAGTCAGCCGGAATGCGCGAGTATATGCGTAAACTGTCGCCGGAAACGTTCACCGATATCACTGCCATGAATGCCCTGTATCGACCGGGTCCACTCGACTCGGGTATGATTGACAAATATATCGAGTGTAAACTCGGACACCAGAAAGTCGAGTTTTTGCATCCCATTCTGAAACAGATACTCGGTTCGACCTACGGTGTCATCGTATTTCAGGAACAGGTGCTCAAGATTGCCAACTCGCTGGCTGGTTATTCTATGGGCAAAGCGGACCTGTTGCGTAAAGCGATGGGTAAGAAAGACGCTGATCTCATGGCCGGTCAAAAGAAAGAATTCCTGGCCGGGGCTGATGAACTAAAGATCGACCGCAAGATTTCCGAAGAGGTCTTCAACCAGATTGAGACTTTTGCTCGTTACGGATTCAACAAAGCGCATTCCACCTGCTACGCTTATGTCGCCTACCAGACAGCGTGGCTGAAACGATACTACCCTCGAGAGTTTATGGCTGCGCTGATGTCGTCCGAAATCAACGATTCCGACCGCATTTGCGCCCTGCTTGAAGAGTGTCGCAGAATGAATATCGAAGTGTTGCCCCCGGATGTAAATCATTCAAAGACTGATTTCTCGGTCGTGGACGGTCGGATCAGATTTGGCCTTCAGGCGGTGAAGAATGTTGGTGAAGGACCGGCGCAGGCAATTGTCACTGAACGCGAGATTGATGGATCGTTTTCGGATCTGCCCGACCTTGTTAGCCGTGTACCCCTGAAGTCTCTCAACCGCAGAACGTTGGAATCGATGGTTTCGGCGGGAGCCTGTGACTCTCTAGAAGGCCACCGGGCTGCGCAACATCAAGCCGTAGAGGCGATGCTGGAGTACGGCCACAAGGTAGGCGAGGAGACCTCGACCCATGATCTCTTTGCTGATGACTCCGGCACTATCTCACGCACTGCTCCTTCCCTGCCGGACATTCCGGAATGGACAACTTCGGAGCGCCTCACCAACGAAAAGACGGTGCTCGGATTCTATGTGTCCGGTCATCCACTGGATAAGTACCGGGACGAGTTGAAGGCTTTCACATCTTTCGCCACCGATCGACTCGGCCAGGCGACCGACGGTCGAGAGGTCACGCTGGGCGGGATAATCGCCGTTGTTAAGACGATGATCGATAAGCGCGGCAACATGATGGCTTTCGTAACTATGGAGGATTATACCGGTTCTCTGGAACTGATATTCTTCTCCGATTGTTACGACAAGTTCAAGGAGTTGATCGCGGTGGATCAGATGGTGCTTGTGATCGGCAAAGTGTCAACTCGCGAAGGGGAGGCCCCAAAAGTAGTCGGCAGCGAAGTTCTGGCTCTCGAGAAACTGGCGGAACGTTTTAACTGTCAATTGGTTATAAAGGTGGAAAAGAACTGCTCCGATAGTACTATTGAGCAGGCGTTGGCCGCTTTGGAGGATTATAAGGGGGCTACCCCGGTTTTGCTGGCCGCTTGTGAGAATGGCTCGGAGGTTTACATTAGATCTCGGAAATATGCTGTGCGTCCTGACTTTGATCTCCTTAATCGATTAAAGGA